A window from Plectropomus leopardus isolate mb chromosome 3, YSFRI_Pleo_2.0, whole genome shotgun sequence encodes these proteins:
- the gatad2ab gene encoding GATA zinc finger domain containing 2Ab — protein sequence MSEEAVRQTRSQKRALERDHAPLTEPLEDLDSKRVKLEKSDATGAPLALVGSGAEGVKLKSEQAAKVAASILKSGEVKATIKVEVQTGDEPVDMSTSKSDIKNERQPPSPDDVIVLSDNEPSSPLMNGHCFTKTDTDKLMKSSPEERERIIKQLKEELRLQEAKLVLLKKLRQSQIQKESTVQKATGSVATPPPLVRGSISSSKGPLQVTGRSSGTVIPPPLVRGGQHVPSKHNSQIVMPPLVRGAQPIAVTPQQIASLRHQQQQHSGSGPPPLLLAPRASVPNVQVQGQRIIQQGLIRVANVANSNVMVNIPQASPTSLKGSSASPNSSINDSPASRQAAAKLALRKQLEKTLLEIPPPKPPAPEFNFLPSAANNEFIYLLGLEEVVQKLLEMHGRGNLGPAAALASSIPKEPYTCAQCKTDFTSRWRKEKAGTILCDQCMSSNQKKALKAEHTNRLKAAFVKALQQEQEIEQRILQQAASSSSSSKTTSSPSLSKSEALVSQQYKHVRAAMQHRPMAAHHSSIKQGHLSHNIQSVGSRGMAHSFTSSSQLQSAMAAAALGSRAGKHAAARPLQQGAKVSASSSNQGNVAAWKKQSGGNTGVTMAYVNPSLSAHKTTSAVERQREYLLDMIPSRSISQAANTWK from the exons ATGTCAGAGGAGGCAGTGCGTCAAACGCGCAGCCAGAAACGGGCTCTGGAGAGGGACCATGCACCTCTCACTGAGCCCCTGGAGGACTTGGACAGTAAACGGGTTAAGCTGGAGAAGAGTGATGCAACTGGAGCTCCCCTGGCCTTGGTGGGATCTGGAGCTGAGGGTGTGAAGCTGAAGAGTGAGCAGGCTGCAAAGGTAGCAGCcagcatcctaaaatctgggGAAGTAAAGGCCACGATCAAGGTGGAGGTGCAGACGGGAGACGAGCCGGTTGACATGAGCACATCAAAAAG TGACATTAAGAATGAGCGGCAGCCACCATCGCCAGATGATGTGATTGTGCTGTCAGATAACGAGCCATCCAGCCCTCTGATGAATGGTCACTGCTTCACAAAGACTGACACAGATAAACTTATG AAGAGTTCTCCTGAGGAGAGGGAGCGCATCATCAAACAGCTGAAAGAGGAACTGAGACTCCAAGAAGCCAAGCTGGTGCTGCTGAAGAAACTACGACAGAGCCAGATTCAGAAGGAGAGCACGGTGCAGAAG GCAACCGGCTCTGTagcaactcctcctcctctggtgaGAGGTAGCATCTCATCAAGCAAAGGACCCCTCCAG GTGACAGGTCGAAGCTCAGGCACGGTGATCCCTCCTCCTTTGGTGCGGGGTGGGCAGCACGTCCCGTCCAAACACAACTCTCAGATTGTTATGCCACCCCTGGTCAGAGGGGCCCAG CCTATTGCAGTGACTCCCCAGCAGATAGCCAGTCTACGccatcaacagcaacagcacagcGGTTCAGGCCCCCCTCCGCTCCTGCTGGCTCCCAGGGCTTCTGTGCCCAATGTCCAGGTCCAGGGCCAGAGGATCATTCAGCAGGGACTCATTCGGGTGGCTAATGTGGCCAACAGTAATGTCATGGTCAACATCCCTCAG gcCTCTCCAACCAGCCTAAAAGGCTCTTCAGCGTCGCCCAACTCTAGCATCAATGATTCCCCAGCCAGCAGGCAGGCGGCCGCTAAGCTCGCACTGCGTAAGCAGTTGGAGAAGACACTGCTGGAGATCCCTCCACCTAAACCTCCTGCCCCCGAGTTCAACTTCCTGCCCTCAGCAGCCAATAATGAGTTCATCTACTTATTGGGTCTGGAGGAGGTGGTGCAGAAACTTCTGGAGATGCACGGCAGGG GTAATCTGGGCCCAGCTGCTGCCCTTGCCAGCTCCATTCCCAAAGAGCCATACACCTGCGCCCAGTGTAAGACGGACTTTACTTCCCGCTGGAGGAAGGAGAAAGCTGGGACCATCCTCTGTGACCAATGCATGTCGTCCAATCAGAAGAAGGCCCTGAAGGCTGAGCACACCAACCGGCTGAAGGCGGCTTTTGTTAAGGCACTCCAACAGGAGCAGGAGATTGAGCAGCGTATCCTCCAGCAGGCagcctcctcttcatcttcctcgAAAaccacctcctctccctcactgtCCAAGAGTGAGGCGCTGGTGTCCCAGCAGTACAAGCATGTCAGGGCTGCTATGCAGCACAGACCTATGGCTGCGCACCACTCCTCCATTAAACAG GGTCATCTGTCACACAACATCCAGTCAGTGGGCTCTCGTGGTATGGCTCATTCATTCACCTCCTCTTCTCAGCTGCAGAGTGCGATGGCGGCAGCGGCGCTGGGCAGCAGGGCAGGTAAGCATGCTGCAGCACGCCCGCTGCAGCAGGGGGCAAAGGTCAGCGCCAGCAGCAGTAACCAGGGCAACGTGGCTGCCTGGAAGAAGCAGAGCGGTGGCAATACAG GTGTGACTATGGCCTACGTGAACCCCAGCTTGTCCGCTCATAAGACCACCTCCGCTGTCGAGCGTCAGCGAGAGTACCTGCTGGACATGATTCCCTCCCGTTCTATCTCCCAAGCAGCCAACACATGGAAATAA